A window from Lactiplantibacillus pentosus encodes these proteins:
- a CDS encoding histidine phosphatase family protein codes for MATIHLYLVRHGQTKLNAAGRLQGIYDSELTHNGVRDAERLARMLADTHFDAAYTSDLGRAQQTSRIILAHHPEIKKPTIDVGLREFNFGGLEGTRNMWIVKQVRKQLGIGTFIKLMLSRERFATLLWVFNSLDQTRAAETLVGVTDRISRTLRRICLYESQHGDHDKNILIVSHGLVLSAFLYQISPGELPTRLLKNTSVSRVDYQDRQFDLIDINVTPKKRA; via the coding sequence ATGGCAACGATTCACTTATACTTAGTTCGACACGGCCAAACAAAACTCAACGCGGCCGGCCGCCTACAAGGCATTTACGATTCAGAATTGACACATAACGGCGTGCGCGATGCGGAACGGTTGGCACGGATGCTTGCCGATACCCATTTTGACGCCGCCTATACGAGTGATCTGGGTCGAGCCCAACAAACCAGTCGCATTATTCTGGCGCACCATCCCGAAATTAAAAAGCCGACGATCGACGTCGGCTTACGCGAATTTAATTTTGGTGGACTAGAAGGCACCCGTAACATGTGGATCGTTAAGCAAGTCCGCAAACAATTGGGCATTGGGACCTTCATCAAGCTCATGCTGAGCCGTGAACGGTTTGCGACGCTGCTCTGGGTCTTCAATTCTCTTGACCAGACACGGGCAGCTGAGACCCTCGTCGGTGTTACGGACCGGATCAGTCGGACCCTGCGACGCATTTGTTTATACGAATCACAGCATGGCGACCACGATAAAAATATTTTAATCGTCTCGCACGGACTCGTCCTGAGTGCCTTTTTATATCAAATCAGTCCCGGTGAACTACCGACACGCTTGCTCAAAAACACCAGCGTAAGTCGCGTCGACTACCAAGACCGTCAGTTTGACTTAATCGACATCAACGTCACCCCTAAGAAGCGGGCCTAG
- a CDS encoding D-serine ammonia-lyase translates to MDTTVMIEKHPQIKDLMAERPIVWRNPDYGESAELPLTRADIFDAVARWERFAPFLAVAFPETAAMNGVIESPLLKLQHMQPAWEAINHQSLAGQLYLKADSQLPISGSIKSRGGIYEVLKFAEQVAMTHTDLTYMDDYSVLATPKYHDLFAQYGVIVASTGNLALSVGIMAATFGFKTTVYMSHDARQWKKDKLRANGVTVEELNTDFSSVIPVARAAAAKDPHTHFVDDEGSRDLFLGYAVAGVRLQHQLKTQGIPLDDQHPVVVYLPAGVGGSPSGVAFGLKMIMGDAIYPVFCEPTHVPSVTLGMMTKLNEKIAVQDIGLDGLTAADGLAVSRPSRLAGKIMRTLLLGTATFEDNELYKYLTKLLDTEQVMVEPSAAAGFTAIAPITNQFPELAGKNVTHIVWATGGDMMPESERQLDYDLGRKLLLAVEGE, encoded by the coding sequence ATGGATACAACGGTAATGATTGAAAAGCACCCACAGATCAAGGATTTAATGGCAGAACGGCCGATTGTTTGGCGTAACCCGGATTATGGCGAATCGGCTGAGTTGCCATTGACGCGGGCGGATATTTTTGATGCGGTGGCGCGCTGGGAGCGTTTTGCACCTTTCTTAGCCGTCGCCTTTCCAGAAACAGCGGCAATGAATGGTGTGATCGAATCGCCACTATTGAAGCTCCAGCATATGCAACCGGCGTGGGAGGCCATTAATCATCAATCTTTGGCAGGGCAATTGTATCTCAAGGCGGATAGCCAGTTACCGATTTCAGGGTCGATCAAGTCGCGCGGTGGCATTTATGAAGTGCTGAAATTCGCCGAACAGGTTGCCATGACGCATACGGATTTAACGTACATGGACGATTACAGCGTACTGGCCACGCCCAAGTATCATGACTTGTTCGCACAATATGGTGTGATTGTAGCGTCGACTGGTAATTTGGCACTCAGCGTGGGTATCATGGCCGCAACCTTTGGCTTTAAAACGACGGTGTACATGTCACACGACGCCCGGCAGTGGAAGAAAGATAAGTTACGTGCTAATGGCGTCACAGTTGAAGAACTGAACACGGACTTTTCCAGTGTGATTCCAGTCGCACGAGCGGCGGCAGCTAAGGATCCGCATACCCATTTTGTCGATGATGAGGGCTCTCGGGACTTGTTCTTAGGCTATGCGGTGGCCGGTGTGCGTTTGCAGCACCAATTAAAGACGCAGGGCATTCCGTTAGACGACCAACATCCAGTCGTCGTTTATCTGCCAGCCGGCGTCGGTGGTAGTCCGAGTGGCGTGGCGTTCGGGCTGAAGATGATCATGGGCGACGCCATCTATCCGGTCTTTTGCGAACCGACCCACGTCCCATCCGTCACTCTGGGCATGATGACCAAGCTCAATGAAAAAATCGCTGTTCAGGATATCGGTTTGGATGGCTTAACGGCAGCGGATGGGCTCGCGGTTAGTCGCCCATCCCGGTTAGCGGGCAAAATTATGCGGACCTTACTATTAGGAACCGCCACCTTTGAAGACAATGAGCTTTATAAGTATTTGACTAAGTTGTTGGACACGGAGCAAGTGATGGTCGAACCATCTGCAGCCGCTGGGTTTACCGCCATCGCACCCATCACTAATCAGTTTCCTGAACTCGCTGGCAAAAATGTGACTCACATCGTCTGGGCAACCGGTGGCGACATGATGCCGGAATCCGAACGGCAATTGGATTATGATCTAGGACGGAAATTGTTGTTGGCGGTTGAGGGCGAGTAG
- a CDS encoding PTS lactose/cellobiose transporter subunit IIA codes for MAEEQTKEVEASLETIMGLIVNGGNAKSSAFEAIKAAKEGDFETADAKLKEADNFLTEAHNSQTSMLTAEAQGEHTHVSLLLVHSQDHIMNAITFRDLAGEVVDVYRRLAADEAK; via the coding sequence ATGGCAGAAGAACAAACTAAAGAAGTTGAAGCAAGTCTTGAAACTATCATGGGACTGATCGTTAATGGTGGTAATGCAAAGAGTTCCGCTTTCGAAGCAATTAAAGCTGCTAAGGAAGGCGATTTTGAAACTGCGGATGCGAAGTTGAAGGAAGCCGATAACTTCTTGACGGAAGCACACAATTCACAAACTTCGATGTTGACCGCAGAAGCACAGGGTGAACATACCCACGTCTCATTATTACTCGTACATTCACAAGATCATATCATGAATGCCATTACTTTCCGGGATTTAGCTGGTGAAGTCGTGGACGTTTATCGTCGCTTAGCTGCTGACGAAGCAAAGTAA
- a CDS encoding SDR family oxidoreductase, giving the protein MNNWINLTGRVYVVTGGSSGIGAAIVTELLNNEAIVYDADLNQPELNHPNLHFVETDVTNQDAVTSLVKQVVTDQGKLDGLVNNAGINLPRLLADAQEPFGKYEFTQQDFQKMFAVNVQSVFLMSQAATHQFEKQQYGVIVNMSSEAGLEGSQGQSVYSATKGAINGFTRSWAKELGEHHIRVVGVAPGIMEATGLRTSSYEEALAYTRHKTVADIRAGYKSTTTTPLGRSGKLSEVADAVNYLLSDRASYITGVTINVAGGKSRG; this is encoded by the coding sequence ATGAATAATTGGATTAATTTAACTGGTCGCGTCTACGTGGTAACGGGTGGATCATCTGGTATTGGTGCAGCCATTGTGACGGAATTGTTGAATAACGAAGCAATTGTCTATGATGCTGATTTGAATCAGCCAGAATTAAATCATCCTAATTTACATTTTGTTGAAACGGATGTTACGAATCAGGATGCGGTGACATCACTAGTAAAACAGGTCGTCACGGATCAAGGTAAGCTCGATGGCTTGGTCAATAATGCCGGGATTAATTTACCACGGCTGTTGGCAGACGCGCAAGAACCGTTTGGAAAATATGAGTTTACCCAACAAGATTTTCAAAAAATGTTTGCGGTAAATGTGCAAAGCGTCTTTCTGATGTCACAAGCGGCAACGCATCAATTTGAGAAGCAACAGTATGGTGTCATCGTAAATATGTCCTCCGAAGCGGGACTTGAAGGTTCTCAGGGTCAAAGTGTATACTCTGCAACTAAGGGGGCTATTAATGGTTTCACGCGTTCATGGGCAAAAGAATTGGGTGAGCATCATATCAGAGTTGTTGGTGTGGCACCAGGTATCATGGAAGCAACGGGATTGCGCACCTCAAGTTATGAAGAAGCGCTGGCCTATACTCGGCACAAGACAGTGGCTGATATTCGGGCCGGTTACAAGAGTACAACAACGACGCCATTAGGACGTAGCGGCAAATTATCTGAAGTTGCAGATGCAGTTAATTACTTATTATCAGATCGGGCCAGCTACATTACGGGCGTTACAATCAATGTTGCGGGTGGAAAGAGCCGCGGCTAG
- a CDS encoding 6-phospho-beta-glucosidase: MTKGYKMPKDFLWGGAVAAHQLEGGWQAGGKGVSIADVMTAGRNGVPRKVTDGVKEGEVYPNHWGNDFYHRYPEDDQLFAEMGFKCFRTSIAWTRIFPNGDEAEPNEAGLKFYDDLFDDLLSHGIQPVVTLSHFEMPYHLVKAYGGFSNRKMIDFFLHFAKVVFERYQDKVKYWMTFNEINNQTAWSDPHPLLQNSGLQLGKDDNWEQAMYQAAHYELVASALAVQAGHAINPDFQIGCMVAMCPIYPLTAKPADIMMAERAMQKRYWFGDVHCLGEYPKWLPKYFERKGFDMDITAADLATLKAGTVDYVGFSYYMSFVTKGHDGDSDYDFKEPDDFVDNPYVEKSDWGWQIDPTGLRYAMNWMQDRWHLPQFIVENGFGAYDKKEADGSVHDDYRISYFRDHILAMEEAVALDGVDLIGYTPWGCIDLVSASTGEMAKRYGFIYVDADDDGHGSFDRSKKDSFDWFQKVIASDGEDL, from the coding sequence ATGACAAAAGGATACAAAATGCCGAAAGATTTTCTGTGGGGTGGCGCGGTCGCGGCCCATCAATTAGAGGGTGGCTGGCAAGCTGGCGGTAAAGGGGTCAGCATTGCTGATGTCATGACTGCTGGTCGCAATGGCGTTCCCCGCAAGGTCACGGATGGCGTCAAGGAAGGGGAAGTCTACCCGAACCATTGGGGCAATGACTTCTACCACCGTTATCCAGAAGATGACCAATTATTTGCCGAAATGGGTTTTAAATGTTTCCGGACATCGATTGCCTGGACCCGAATCTTCCCGAATGGTGATGAAGCTGAGCCAAATGAAGCAGGGTTGAAATTCTATGACGACTTATTTGATGACTTGCTCTCACACGGCATTCAGCCGGTCGTGACGCTATCCCACTTTGAAATGCCTTATCACCTCGTTAAGGCGTATGGTGGCTTTAGCAATCGGAAGATGATCGACTTCTTCTTGCACTTTGCGAAGGTCGTATTTGAACGTTATCAAGATAAGGTCAAGTATTGGATGACCTTTAATGAAATCAATAATCAGACGGCGTGGAGCGACCCCCATCCGTTATTACAAAACTCCGGGTTACAACTCGGTAAGGATGACAACTGGGAACAAGCGATGTATCAAGCTGCCCACTATGAACTCGTGGCGAGCGCGCTGGCCGTTCAGGCGGGACATGCGATTAATCCGGACTTCCAGATTGGTTGTATGGTGGCGATGTGCCCAATCTATCCACTGACGGCCAAACCAGCGGATATCATGATGGCCGAACGGGCAATGCAGAAACGTTACTGGTTCGGCGATGTCCACTGCTTAGGCGAGTATCCAAAGTGGTTACCGAAGTATTTTGAACGTAAAGGCTTTGATATGGATATTACGGCGGCTGATTTGGCAACATTGAAAGCCGGCACGGTCGATTATGTTGGCTTCAGCTACTACATGTCGTTTGTGACCAAGGGCCATGATGGTGACTCGGACTACGACTTCAAGGAACCGGATGATTTTGTTGACAATCCGTATGTTGAAAAGTCGGACTGGGGCTGGCAGATCGACCCAACTGGGCTGCGCTACGCGATGAACTGGATGCAGGATCGTTGGCACTTGCCACAATTCATCGTTGAAAACGGTTTTGGTGCATATGATAAGAAGGAAGCCGATGGCAGTGTCCATGACGATTATCGTATCAGCTACTTCCGTGATCACATTTTAGCGATGGAAGAAGCGGTTGCCTTAGACGGCGTCGACCTCATTGGTTATACGCCATGGGGCTGCATTGATTTGGTCTCGGCAAGTACCGGTGAAATGGCCAAACGCTATGGTTTCATCTACGTTGACGCGGATGACGATGGCCATGGTAGTTTTGACCGCTCGAAGAAGGACTCCTTTGACTGGTTCCAGAAGGTCATTGCGAGTGATGGTGAAGATTTATAG
- a CDS encoding BglG family transcription antiterminator, which produces MLNFFINNDALTLREIRNQFALSRSTIIKNVRDINEYLNGIAKINMNGSKFYLIINNYAEVAKVQTFFLKRDLDFNDPDKRQVTILKELIKHLSNYLVIDDLADSLAVSHGTLTNDLKELKAKLTPYGITIQAKTNRGIRLAAARDYELAAVTRNLVGKYYELELTWKQQTDVKLVNLIKQLDASDNTVSMIKRNIAVVKWLQQCDIRIEDQIKHYTVVVNDSQTQPLRELVTTIVGQSLTTTEWAFIAYPLSIKKLGIDDPQLITSGLSQIGTLMQTIFPKIKAHLDVQLDFQRLLTELQYHLLFLINRAVFHVETENFISNDMLNKYPVAAELASETVAALSRRLQLQIKQQEVGYLAVYFQMELEEYMTTPIIHRIALVKPFSESMKKFLSEQLTTIVDEDLQIDVFNSEEALRKSPEKYLLIFSNQLITENELIQRAPVIHFNSILNQGILRQRLQISLVADAISQGLCQFTVTHFNKAIKYMNAVEQLIETEIDKGQLLHSFIADWKARERKSSNIFGDGVALPHVIDNSGLKRILVTVGLFKMPTSFDGQKVRVVFLVAIPKQLDANLSRVLSQIYDLIRSIAANGNIYNNLKNYDSTRSIIQLMEAI; this is translated from the coding sequence ATGCTAAATTTTTTTATCAATAATGATGCATTAACGCTCAGAGAAATTCGCAATCAGTTCGCGCTTTCGCGGTCAACAATCATTAAGAATGTTCGTGATATTAACGAGTATTTGAATGGGATTGCCAAAATAAATATGAACGGGTCAAAGTTTTATCTGATCATTAACAATTATGCCGAAGTCGCAAAAGTTCAAACCTTCTTTTTGAAGCGTGATTTGGATTTTAATGATCCAGATAAGCGGCAGGTGACTATTTTAAAAGAATTAATCAAACACTTATCAAACTATCTTGTGATTGACGATTTGGCAGATTCTTTGGCGGTTAGCCATGGAACATTGACCAATGACCTGAAAGAATTGAAAGCTAAACTAACGCCGTATGGTATTACGATTCAGGCCAAAACTAATCGGGGTATCCGGTTGGCGGCTGCTCGCGATTATGAATTAGCTGCTGTGACCAGAAATTTGGTTGGTAAGTACTATGAATTGGAGTTGACTTGGAAACAACAAACTGATGTGAAATTGGTTAACCTGATCAAGCAGCTTGATGCGAGTGACAATACGGTTAGTATGATTAAACGAAATATTGCGGTGGTAAAGTGGCTACAACAATGCGATATCCGTATTGAGGATCAGATCAAACATTATACGGTGGTCGTTAATGATTCACAAACCCAACCGCTTCGTGAATTAGTAACGACGATTGTCGGGCAGTCACTGACGACTACTGAGTGGGCCTTTATCGCTTATCCGCTTAGTATTAAGAAGCTGGGGATTGATGATCCACAATTAATTACAAGCGGTCTCAGTCAAATAGGCACACTAATGCAAACTATTTTTCCAAAAATAAAGGCTCATCTCGACGTTCAGCTAGATTTTCAACGATTATTGACCGAATTGCAATATCATTTACTGTTCTTAATCAATCGCGCGGTCTTCCATGTGGAAACTGAAAATTTCATTTCGAATGACATGCTGAATAAATATCCAGTTGCCGCTGAACTGGCTAGTGAGACTGTGGCTGCGTTATCGAGGCGATTACAGTTACAAATTAAGCAACAAGAAGTCGGTTATCTAGCCGTCTACTTCCAAATGGAACTGGAAGAATATATGACGACACCAATTATTCATCGCATTGCATTAGTGAAGCCTTTCAGTGAGAGCATGAAGAAGTTCTTGAGTGAGCAGTTGACTACCATTGTTGATGAAGACTTACAAATTGATGTTTTTAACTCTGAAGAAGCCTTACGGAAGAGTCCTGAAAAATATTTGCTGATTTTCTCCAATCAATTGATTACCGAAAATGAGTTGATCCAGCGTGCGCCGGTCATTCACTTTAATTCAATCCTTAATCAGGGGATTCTCAGACAGCGATTGCAGATTTCGTTGGTCGCAGATGCCATCAGTCAAGGATTATGTCAGTTCACAGTGACGCATTTTAACAAGGCAATCAAGTATATGAATGCCGTTGAACAACTCATTGAGACCGAAATTGATAAAGGCCAATTGCTGCATTCTTTTATTGCCGATTGGAAAGCTCGAGAGCGTAAGTCGAGTAACATTTTCGGTGATGGGGTTGCTTTACCACATGTTATTGATAACTCGGGCTTGAAACGAATTCTAGTGACAGTGGGACTATTCAAGATGCCAACGAGTTTTGATGGTCAGAAGGTTAGGGTTGTCTTTTTAGTCGCAATTCCGAAGCAACTGGATGCAAATTTGAGTCGCGTGTTGTCCCAAATTTATGATTTAATAAGAAGTATTGCAGCGAATGGCAATATTTATAATAATTTGAAGAATTATGATAGTACGCGCTCAATTATTCAGTTAATGGAGGCAATATAA
- a CDS encoding HAD family hydrolase yields the protein MPKYLVFMDIDGTLLTEHQYVSERTRATIERLQKQDVLFYIATGRMYELAKIVRNKLNPDVRLVTSNGAVFDGAQGRELTKLGGAAVELAYLIARRDNLPMMLFTPDMAYYTEQIPRFVARNAANFDADEVSIGYEEVKSFTQLATIEDQITNGVILSREDMSRLDSAREKLTNSKLLRLSSSNPNNIEMIPLNTDKGTAVKQIQREQNVDAAHTFVFGDGLNDVGMMAEADLSVAMGNALPQVKTIANYVTDTNYNDGLALFLERYFAEHPLADVK from the coding sequence ATGCCAAAATATTTAGTTTTTATGGATATTGACGGGACGCTCTTGACTGAACATCAATACGTTTCAGAGCGGACCAGAGCGACGATTGAACGCTTACAGAAGCAGGACGTGCTATTTTATATTGCCACGGGGCGGATGTATGAATTGGCCAAAATCGTCCGTAACAAACTCAATCCGGATGTGCGGTTAGTTACCTCGAATGGGGCGGTCTTTGACGGTGCTCAGGGTCGTGAGCTGACTAAACTGGGGGGCGCTGCCGTGGAGTTGGCCTATCTGATTGCGCGGCGTGATAATTTGCCAATGATGTTATTTACACCTGATATGGCTTATTACACCGAACAGATTCCGCGGTTTGTTGCTCGGAACGCGGCCAATTTTGATGCGGATGAAGTTTCAATCGGCTATGAAGAAGTTAAGAGTTTTACACAACTGGCGACCATCGAGGACCAGATTACGAATGGCGTAATCCTCAGTCGCGAGGATATGTCACGTTTAGATTCTGCACGTGAAAAGTTGACCAACAGTAAGTTATTGCGGTTGTCGTCATCTAATCCGAATAACATTGAAATGATTCCGCTCAACACGGATAAGGGGACGGCCGTTAAACAAATCCAACGGGAACAGAATGTTGATGCCGCCCATACCTTCGTCTTTGGCGATGGGTTAAATGACGTGGGCATGATGGCCGAAGCAGATTTATCAGTCGCGATGGGCAACGCGTTACCACAAGTGAAAACCATTGCAAACTACGTGACGGATACCAACTATAACGATGGGTTGGCGCTGTTCTTAGAACGCTATTTTGCCGAGCATCCGTTAGCAGACGTTAAGTAA
- a CDS encoding 6-phospho-beta-glucosidase produces MAETSGLRSDFLWGGAVAAHQLEGGWQAGGKGVSVADVMTAGANGVPREITDGVIAGKNYPNHEGIDFYHHYKEDIKLFAEMGFKCFRTSIAWTRIFPNGDETEPNEEGLKFYDDMFDTCHQYGIEPVITLAHFEMPYHLVKEYGGWRSRKVIDFFVHYAETVFKRYKNKVKYWMTFNEINNQTTYTNQFLMATDSGLVLKPDDPDAEALMYQAAHYEVVASALAVKIGHAINPDFQIGNMINMTPIYPATAKPQDIMQAEKAMQRRYWFADVQSWGYYPNNMEAYFKQTGFRPDITAEDRQVLKEGTVDYIGFSYYNSNTVAAQDDNPSYHFVGTEAVDNPYLKTSEWDWPIDPEGLRYSLNWLQDRYNKPMMIVENGLGARDKVEADGSIHDPYRIDYLRAHISEMIKAVNEDGVDLIGYTPWGCIDLVSAGTGQMSKRYGFIYVDKDDEGQGTLDRSKKDSFYWYQKVIRTNGADLK; encoded by the coding sequence ATGGCAGAGACAAGTGGATTACGTTCGGACTTTTTATGGGGTGGCGCGGTTGCCGCCCATCAATTAGAAGGCGGTTGGCAAGCTGGCGGTAAAGGGGTCAGTGTCGCTGACGTCATGACCGCTGGTGCCAATGGGGTGCCACGTGAAATTACTGATGGCGTGATTGCCGGTAAAAATTATCCCAACCATGAAGGCATTGATTTTTATCATCACTATAAGGAAGATATTAAGTTATTTGCCGAAATGGGCTTTAAGTGTTTCCGGACATCGATTGCCTGGACGCGGATTTTCCCGAATGGTGACGAAACGGAACCCAATGAGGAAGGTTTGAAGTTTTACGACGACATGTTTGATACTTGTCACCAATACGGCATCGAACCGGTCATCACCTTAGCGCACTTTGAAATGCCATACCACTTAGTCAAAGAATACGGTGGTTGGCGTTCGCGCAAGGTCATCGACTTCTTCGTACACTACGCTGAAACGGTCTTCAAGCGTTACAAGAACAAAGTGAAATACTGGATGACGTTTAACGAAATCAACAATCAAACGACCTATACCAATCAATTCTTGATGGCAACTGATTCTGGTTTGGTCCTCAAACCAGATGACCCTGATGCAGAAGCGTTGATGTATCAAGCCGCCCATTACGAAGTGGTTGCGAGTGCCTTGGCAGTTAAAATCGGGCATGCAATCAACCCAGATTTCCAGATTGGGAACATGATCAACATGACGCCAATTTACCCAGCAACGGCTAAGCCACAAGATATCATGCAAGCTGAAAAAGCCATGCAACGGCGCTACTGGTTTGCGGATGTGCAATCATGGGGCTACTATCCAAATAACATGGAAGCCTACTTCAAGCAGACTGGCTTCCGGCCTGACATCACGGCGGAAGACCGGCAAGTCTTGAAGGAAGGTACCGTAGATTATATTGGGTTCAGTTACTACAACTCCAATACGGTCGCTGCTCAAGATGACAACCCAAGTTATCACTTTGTCGGTACGGAAGCGGTCGATAATCCATATCTGAAGACGAGTGAATGGGATTGGCCAATTGACCCAGAAGGCCTACGCTATTCCTTGAACTGGTTGCAAGACCGTTACAACAAGCCAATGATGATCGTTGAAAACGGGCTGGGTGCTCGCGATAAGGTCGAAGCCGATGGCAGTATCCACGATCCATACCGGATTGACTATCTACGCGCGCACATCAGTGAAATGATCAAAGCGGTCAATGAAGACGGTGTCGACCTGATTGGCTACACGCCATGGGGTTGCATTGACTTGGTCTCCGCTGGGACTGGTCAGATGTCGAAACGTTACGGCTTCATTTACGTCGACAAAGACGATGAAGGCCAGGGGACACTAGACCGTTCCAAGAAGGACTCATTCTACTGGTATCAAAAAGTCATCCGGACTAACGGTGCAGACTTGAAATAG
- a CDS encoding glycosyltransferase family 2 protein: MSAPLFSVVVPAYNQHKFIDSCLTSLQRQTLTDFEVYVVDDCSTDDTGEQIAALIKGDDRFHVITHTTNRGVSAARNSGMAAAKGKYLCFVDGDDWVEPDFLATFLAAYQAAPNTQLVVCGHYGYLAVPSPAKTYSQKDLIANINFGTVGGFSWNKAFIREIITTHHLTFNEDINFLEDQLFAFRYANYVQSSEYVPDRTYHYRWRFRSNLAHIGIPFFVARRKMMKILKQEKKQVLNEDWNNQ; encoded by the coding sequence GTGTCAGCACCCCTTTTTTCAGTGGTTGTACCAGCTTACAACCAGCATAAATTTATAGACAGCTGCTTGACTAGTCTGCAACGCCAAACCCTGACCGACTTCGAAGTCTACGTGGTTGACGATTGCTCGACTGACGACACTGGCGAACAAATTGCCGCGTTAATCAAAGGTGATGACCGGTTCCACGTGATTACCCACACGACTAACCGGGGCGTCTCCGCAGCTCGTAATTCCGGTATGGCTGCTGCCAAGGGCAAGTACCTTTGTTTTGTTGACGGCGACGACTGGGTCGAACCAGATTTTCTGGCCACCTTCCTAGCCGCCTATCAAGCAGCCCCGAATACGCAACTCGTTGTCTGTGGGCACTATGGTTACTTAGCTGTTCCTAGTCCCGCTAAAACTTACAGTCAAAAAGATTTGATTGCCAACATCAATTTTGGGACCGTCGGCGGTTTTTCGTGGAATAAAGCATTCATTCGCGAGATTATTACCACCCACCACCTGACCTTCAACGAAGATATCAACTTTTTGGAAGACCAACTATTTGCCTTCCGCTACGCCAACTACGTACAGTCCTCCGAATACGTACCGGATCGGACTTACCATTACCGTTGGCGCTTCCGGAGCAACCTCGCACATATCGGCATTCCGTTCTTCGTTGCCCGTCGCAAAATGATGAAGATTCTCAAGCAGGAAAAAAAGCAAGTTCTGAATGAAGATTGGAATAATCAATAA
- a CDS encoding GntR family transcriptional regulator, which yields MYREIATKLVAAIQDGVFTVKLPTEAQLMERYHASRNTIRKAIDLIYQQGLLRRVQGSGYYITNIQLQHKTVVNLSARSLFNSNLHPRNLKSKVLTFDTVKGDSALSHQLGIPIDEELYRIIRLRYWHDQLYCLEKAYYLRSVVPYLSTEAVNSSIWDFINEAYGIGIANSDDYLSLTNLSKEEAELMDLGHGDTYLALDSSNYYKNNGLLDFSHTVFVYPDLALYFHTTNLANN from the coding sequence ATGTATCGTGAGATTGCGACCAAGCTCGTCGCCGCCATTCAAGACGGTGTTTTTACTGTCAAATTACCCACCGAAGCACAATTAATGGAACGCTACCATGCGAGTCGGAATACGATTCGTAAAGCCATCGATTTAATCTACCAACAGGGCTTACTCCGCCGGGTTCAAGGGAGTGGCTATTACATTACCAATATCCAGTTACAACATAAAACGGTCGTCAACTTGTCGGCTCGCTCACTCTTCAATAGTAATCTGCATCCACGCAACTTGAAATCCAAAGTGCTCACCTTTGATACCGTCAAGGGTGACAGTGCATTGAGTCACCAACTGGGAATTCCAATCGACGAAGAACTGTATCGCATCATTCGTCTGCGCTACTGGCACGACCAACTCTACTGCCTGGAAAAAGCGTACTATCTACGTTCGGTCGTCCCCTACCTCTCCACGGAGGCCGTCAATAGCTCGATTTGGGATTTCATCAACGAAGCATACGGCATCGGCATCGCCAATAGTGATGACTACCTGTCTCTCACCAACTTGAGTAAGGAAGAGGCCGAGCTGATGGACCTAGGGCACGGTGATACTTATTTGGCTCTCGATTCATCCAATTATTATAAAAATAATGGATTGCTTGATTTCTCACACACCGTCTTCGTTTATCCCGACTTAGCGCTCTATTTCCATACCACCAATTTGGCAAATAATTAA
- a CDS encoding PTS sugar transporter subunit IIB translates to MAERTIMLVCAAGMSTSLLVSKMQKAAEAEGIDADIFATAASDADAKLAEKNPDILMLGPQVRYMLSDFQKRVDIPVEVINMQDYGMMNGEKVLKEAEASIAKAN, encoded by the coding sequence ATGGCTGAAAGAACAATTATGTTGGTATGTGCCGCTGGGATGTCAACGTCATTATTAGTATCCAAGATGCAAAAGGCTGCTGAAGCAGAAGGTATCGATGCAGATATTTTTGCAACCGCTGCCAGTGATGCTGATGCTAAGTTGGCTGAAAAGAATCCTGACATTTTAATGCTTGGACCACAAGTTCGTTACATGTTAAGTGATTTCCAGAAGCGCGTGGATATTCCAGTTGAAGTAATCAACATGCAAGACTACGGGATGATGAACGGCGAAAAAGTTTTGAAGGAAGCCGAAGCATCAATTGCAAAAGCTAACTAA